The following proteins come from a genomic window of Lolium rigidum isolate FL_2022 chromosome 5, APGP_CSIRO_Lrig_0.1, whole genome shotgun sequence:
- the LOC124655949 gene encoding uncharacterized protein LOC124655949 — MGAVDLDSGEERDSKEVEESSPEEQDPPPPSPSSQLACSVAGKSHTEDPLSHYQSPTRNRPSDDMWELYFQFDGAKFVQISMPRSDIRFLNLLSVMEKEGYGMCDSLYYVKDEGEGLNGLALVDRNLKVEEMVRKYEHARKLVLTVMRDKRKLSIVVSPVKPFGRGRSPDEDEVDEEKTRKEAEELQKTVAELRRKRTDPLEHCEGETDVEDIFDTPSVNYEDMLSQMPVKKKPRRQGLMGPTLRSHSQLEEPVKDEWAPSDEEDGLGFLAEEDDDGHESLPFMQPKGRKSRAKKQPERTWYDENRYMCAAKIKHENTFCIKKMHLEHSCPTEPKDSRVDSRWLSNAYVDKFRSDPNTSITTLVDKAKKDFGVDVPKRMAYRAMTRARNVVMGDHKKQYHRLRDYLQTVIDRNPRSRCIVTTVTGPTEDELEEIKKGQQIFISEQPRFHGLFFCVNAAKQGFLDGCRPFLGLDGCFTKLTTGAHILAATGRDGNNNIYPVAWAVVAKEDTQNWQWFLEQLKEALGGEQGKFGYYTIMSDRQKGLLKAVTIVFPNCAQRYCLRHIYANLQTAGFRGEYLKKCMDNAAYSYTKHGFHLAMEEMKKQSEPAWAWLTKIPVQAWAGWAMGTNCKTDLVVNNLSEVFNRYILDVRNKPIVTMFTGIYEMQMVRHDGKREGADKASWEIAPHYAEKLELMKTFSKKCTAIRADVGLWQKGNVHEQLYPSILSHAQEHGWTKTQTPDIMPPGFKDHMKGRRQEKRTKNKFEVPKPKVSSRMATVRCGNCKLQGHKWTSCSMPLRADLSTRRMPEEASGAAGPSATTSPSAPRPSAPEPSARAAPSAPGPSARAAPSAAARSAPSEPARPDPSHAPRMMGYFTAGANASAGRDASVPPLATSRNYGAPGQTYEEN, encoded by the exons ATGGGGGCCGTGGATTTGGACTCTGGAGAGGagagggattccaaggaggtggagGAAAGCTCACCGGAGGAGCAGGACCCGCCGCCACCTTCTCCCTCTTCCCAGTTGGCGTGCTCAGTGGCGGGCAAGAGCCACACAGAGGATCCGCTTAGCCACTACCAGTCGCCCACCAG AAATAGGCCATCTGATGACATGTGGGAGTTGTATTTTCAATTCGATGGTGCGAAGTTTGTGCAAATCAGTATGCCCCGTAGTGACATTAGGTTTCTGAATTTACTGTCTGTCATGGAGAAGGAAGGATACGGCATGTGTGATTCCTTGTACTATGTAAAAGATGAAGGGGAGGGACTGAATGGCCTTGCTCTGGTTGATAGAAATTTGAAGGTGGAAGAAATGGTTAGGAAGTATGAACATGCTAGGAAATTGGTTCTGACAGTCATGAGGGACAAGAGAAAGCTATCAATTGTGGTTTCTCCAGTGAAGCCCTTTGGGAGAGGCAGATCACCTGATGAAGATGAAGTGGATG AAGAAAAGACGAGAAAAGAGGCAGAGGAACTTCAGAAGACAGTAGCTGAGTTGAGGAGGAAGAGAACTGATCCTTTGGAGCACTGTGAGGGAGAAACTGATGTTGAAGACATATTTGACACTCCATCTGTTAATTATGAAGACATGTTGTCACAGATGCCAGTGAAGAAGAAACCCAGGAGGCagggcctgatg ggcccTACTCTGAGATCACACTCCCAACTAGAGGAACCTGTCAAGGATGAATGGGCTCCATCTGATGAAGAAGATGGCCTAGGTTTTCTTgcagaggaggatgatgatggacATGAGTCTCTGCCATTCATGCAGCCAAAGGGAAGAAAAAGCAGGGCCAAGAAACAACCAGAGAGGACATGGTATGATGAAAACAGG TATATGTGTGCTGCCAAGATCAAGCATGAGAACACATTCTGCATAAAGAAGATGCATTTGGAGCACAGTTGTCCTACTGAACCTAAAGATAGCAGAGTGGATTCTAGGTGGCTAAGCAATGCATATGTCGACAAGTTCAGATCAGATCCCAACACTTCCATCACAACCTTAGTTGACAAGGCCAAGAAGGATTTTGGTGTTGATGTCCCTAAGAGGATGGCTTATAGAGCTATGACTAGAGCAAGAAATGTGGTAATGGGAGATCACAAGAAGCAGTACCATAGATTAAGGGATTATTTGCAAACTGTTATTGACAGAAACCCTAGATCAAGGTGCATAGTTACCACTGTCACTGGACCAACTGAAGATGAGCTAGAGGAAATCAAGAAAGGGCAGCAGATATTCATCAGTGAGCAGCCAAGGTTCCATGGCCTCTTCTTCTGTGTAAATGCTGCAAAGCAAGGTTTCCTTGATGGATGTAGACCATTCCTTGGCTTGGATGGTTGCTTCACCAAGTTAACTACTGGAGCTCATATATTGGCAGCAACAGGTAGAGATGGAAACAACAACATTTATCCAGTTGCATGGGCTGTTGTTGCAAAGGAAGACACCCAAAATTGGCAGTGGTTCTTGGAGCAGCTGAAAGAGGCACTTGGTGGTGAACAGGGAAAATTTGGCTACTACACCATCATGTCAGATAGGCAGAAGGGTTTACTGAAAGCAGTGACCATTGTCTTTCCAAATTGTGCTCAAAGGTATTGCCTTAGGCACATTTATGCCAACCTCCAAACAGCTGGTTTCAGAGGAGAATACCTGAAGAAATGCATGGACAATGCAGCCTACTCTTACACAAAGCATGGATTTCATTTGGCCATGGAAGAGATGAAGAAACAATCTGAGCCTGCTTGGGCATGGCTGACAAAGATACCAGTGCAAGCATGGGCAGGGTGGGCCATGGGCACCAACTGCAAGACAGATTTAGTAGTTAACAACCTAAGTGAGGTATTCAACAGGTATATTCTAGATGTCAGGAACAAACCAATTGTTACCATGTTCACAGGCATATATGAAATGCAAATGGTTAGGCATGATGGAAAGAGAGAAGGAGCAGACAAAGCTAGCTGGGAAATTGCTCCTCACTATGCAGAGAAGCTAGAATTAATGAAGACTTTCTCCAAGAAATGTACTGCAATTAGGGCAGATGTTGGGCTGTGGCAA AAAGGAAATGTACATGAACAGCTATACCCCAGTATTCTATCCCATGCCCAAGAACATGGCTGGACCAAGACACAAACCCCTGACATAATGCCTCCTGGGTTCAAGGACCACATGAAGGGGAGAAGGCAGGAGAAGAGGACGAAGAACAAATTTGAGGTTCCTAAACCTAAAGTTTCATCTAGGATGGCAACTGTTAGGTGTGGGAACTGCAAGCTGCAAGGACACAAGTGGACAAGCTGCTCAATGCCTCTAAGGGCTGATCTA TCAACTAGGAGAATGCCAGAAGAAGCTTCAGGTGCAGCAGGACCAAGTGCAACAACATCACCAAGTGCACCAAGACCAAGTGCACCAGAACCAAGTGCAAGAGCAGCTCCAAGTGCACCAGGACCAAGTGCAAGAGCAGCTCCAAGTGCAGCAGCAAGATCAGCTCCAAGTGAACCAGCAAGGCCAGATCCAAGTCATGCTCCAAGAATGATGGGCTACTTCACTGCTGGTGCTAATGCATCAGCTGGTAGAGATGCATCAGTTCCTCCCCTTGCTACATCAAGGAACTATGGTGCACCAGGTCAAACTTATGAAGAAAATTAG